Proteins encoded together in one Telopea speciosissima isolate NSW1024214 ecotype Mountain lineage chromosome 6, Tspe_v1, whole genome shotgun sequence window:
- the LOC122664762 gene encoding putative gamma-glutamylcyclotransferase At3g02910, producing the protein MSCEQQNRKLIFTYGTLKRGFPNHGLIEALMPTGDAIFLGVYRTVERFPLVCGPYRVPFLINLSGHGDQIWGELYEVTAKGLERMDELEGISLGHYERLPIEIFPAEETADDGIEKRVAVTGGVEAYYAHRSYGEELWRSNGKKGFCRYSEKEASGYIRRTERAQNVTFLEQIQLFCSSSSPPPVTVTVTD; encoded by the coding sequence ATGAGCTGTGAACAGCAGAACCGAAAACTCATCTTCACCTACGGGACTCTCAAACGAGGCTTCCCCAACCACGGCTTAATCGAAGCCCTGATGCCAACAGGTGATGCCATTTTTCTCGGAGTTTACCGAACCGTCGAGAGATTCCCACTCGTCTGTGGACCCTATCGTGTTCCTTTCCTCATCAACCTCAGCGGCCATGGCGACCAAATCTGGGGAGAGCTTTACGAAGTTACGGCGAAAGGGCTTGAACGGATGGATGAGTTGGAAGGAATAAGTCTTGGGCACTACGAGAGGTTGCCGATAGAGATTTTCCCGGCGGAAGAAACCGCTGACGACGGTATTGAGAAGAGAGTTGCAGTGACGGGCGGAGTAGAGGCGTATTACGCCCATCGGAGTTACGGGGAGGAGCTGTGGCGGAGCAATGGAAAGAAAGGATTTTGCAGATATTCCGAGAAAGAAGCGAGTGGGTACATTAGGAGGACTGAGAGGGCTCAAAATGTTACTTTTCTTGAACAGATTCAGTtgttctgttcttcttcttctcctcctccagtAACTGTTACTGTAACTGATTGA